A genomic region of Dactylococcopsis salina PCC 8305 contains the following coding sequences:
- a CDS encoding DEAD/DEAH box helicase has protein sequence MTISFQSLGLSEERVKQLEKLGFEQPTDVQSQAIPELLKGKDVVGQSQTGTGKTAAFSLPLLEQIDVEDTVVQALILTPTRELAQQVTTAMKTFSHDRALKILTVCGGQPIDRQIQTLKRGVQVVVGTPGRVIDLLNRKALRLNTLRYVVLDEADEMLSMGFIDDVREILKQAPEQRQTACFSATMPRQIQDLINQFMDHPVSLKVEQPKGTPQRIEQRAYKIPRGWTKGKALKPILAVENPESALIFVRTKRTASEITQELQAAGYSADEYHGDLSQSQRERLVQRFRKSQVRLVVATDIAARGLDVQDLSHVINFDLPDNVETYIHRIGRTGRAGKTGVAISLSQPRDQNTIRQIERRLRERLNLVNIPSRAEIEAQRLEKLREELHGSLGGERMASFLPLVRELGDEYDAHAVAAAALQMIYDQSRPQWLDENWQDPPSGSPKPKPRNKRNSKPSVRSTSGDRR, from the coding sequence ATGACGATTTCATTTCAAAGTCTAGGACTCTCCGAAGAACGAGTAAAACAGTTGGAGAAACTAGGCTTCGAGCAACCGACCGACGTACAATCACAAGCAATCCCAGAACTTCTAAAGGGTAAGGACGTAGTTGGTCAGTCCCAAACCGGAACAGGAAAAACAGCAGCGTTCTCGTTGCCTCTGTTAGAACAAATTGACGTTGAAGATACAGTCGTTCAGGCTTTAATCCTGACACCGACACGGGAACTTGCTCAACAAGTGACCACAGCCATGAAGACATTTTCTCACGATCGCGCCTTAAAGATTTTAACGGTTTGTGGGGGTCAACCCATCGATCGCCAAATCCAAACTTTAAAGCGAGGCGTGCAAGTGGTGGTCGGAACACCAGGACGAGTCATTGATTTACTCAACCGTAAGGCTTTACGTCTGAATACCCTACGCTATGTCGTCCTCGATGAAGCGGATGAGATGCTCAGTATGGGATTCATTGATGATGTGCGTGAGATTCTCAAACAAGCACCAGAACAACGTCAAACCGCTTGTTTCTCCGCAACGATGCCTCGGCAAATCCAAGACTTGATTAATCAGTTCATGGATCATCCCGTGAGCTTAAAAGTGGAACAGCCGAAAGGGACTCCCCAACGCATTGAGCAACGCGCTTACAAAATTCCTCGTGGCTGGACAAAAGGGAAAGCACTGAAACCAATTTTGGCAGTAGAGAACCCAGAGTCAGCTTTGATTTTTGTTCGTACCAAGCGCACCGCCAGTGAGATTACTCAAGAGTTACAAGCTGCGGGTTACAGCGCCGATGAATATCATGGGGACTTAAGCCAAAGTCAACGGGAACGATTAGTACAGCGTTTCCGTAAAAGCCAAGTGCGTCTGGTGGTCGCCACTGATATTGCTGCTCGTGGTTTAGATGTTCAAGACCTTTCCCATGTGATTAACTTTGATCTGCCAGACAATGTGGAAACTTACATCCATCGCATTGGACGGACAGGACGCGCGGGTAAAACGGGTGTTGCCATCAGTTTAAGTCAACCTCGTGACCAGAATACAATTCGCCAAATTGAACGACGGTTACGTGAACGGTTGAATTTAGTTAACATTCCCAGCCGTGCTGAAATCGAAGCGCAACGTTTGGAAAAACTACGGGAAGAATTACATGGCAGCTTAGGAGGAGAGCGGATGGCTTCTTTCTTGCCTTTGGTGCGAGAATTGGGTGATGAGTATGATGCTCATGCTGTCGCCGCCGCTGCTTTACAAATGATTTACGATCAAAGTCGTCCTCAATGGTTAGATGAAAACTGGCAAGACCCCCCCAGTGGCAGTCCGAAACCAAAACCTCGTAACAAACGTAATTCTAAACCCTCCGTTCGTTCGACTTCTGGAGACCGACGTTAA
- the thrC gene encoding threonine synthase, whose translation MTTTRVSPVSPTPNRLKEQTGWSGLIETYRPFLPVSATTPVVTLLEGNTPLIPALSISERIGRGVKVYVKYDGLNPTGSFKDRGMTMAISKAKEAGAEAVICASTGNTSAAASAYAVRAGLKPFVLIPDGYVALGKLAQALLYGAEVIAIDGNFDDCFNLVKDIAQEYPVTLVNSVNPYRLEGQKTAAFEVVDQLGEAPDWLCIPVGNAGNISAYWMGFCQYHQQNKCEKLPRMMGFQAIGSAPLVQGYPEKSPDTIATAIRIGNPANWKRALAVQEASQGGFNAVTDEEILDAYRILAREEGVFCEPASAASVAGLLKVQDTVPSNTTIVCVLTGNGLKDPQSAIDHAQAQVKAGVASELDAVAQAMGF comes from the coding sequence GTGACCACTACTAGAGTTTCGCCAGTTAGCCCGACGCCAAATCGCCTCAAGGAGCAGACCGGTTGGTCTGGTCTCATCGAAACCTATCGTCCTTTTTTACCCGTTAGTGCCACGACTCCTGTTGTTACTCTCCTCGAAGGTAACACTCCTCTGATTCCCGCTCTCAGCATCTCAGAACGCATTGGACGGGGAGTTAAAGTTTATGTTAAGTATGATGGTTTGAATCCCACTGGCAGTTTCAAAGATCGCGGGATGACCATGGCAATTTCTAAGGCGAAAGAAGCTGGGGCAGAAGCGGTGATTTGTGCCAGTACGGGGAATACTTCGGCGGCTGCGTCTGCTTATGCGGTTCGTGCAGGATTGAAGCCTTTTGTTTTGATTCCAGATGGGTATGTGGCTTTGGGAAAGTTGGCGCAAGCACTCCTTTATGGCGCGGAAGTGATCGCAATTGATGGTAATTTTGATGACTGTTTCAATTTAGTTAAGGATATTGCTCAAGAGTATCCAGTGACTTTGGTTAACTCGGTGAATCCCTATCGTCTGGAAGGACAGAAGACGGCGGCGTTTGAAGTGGTGGATCAGTTGGGAGAAGCACCGGACTGGCTTTGTATTCCTGTGGGTAATGCGGGCAATATCTCAGCATACTGGATGGGGTTTTGTCAATACCACCAACAGAATAAATGTGAAAAGTTACCGCGCATGATGGGGTTTCAGGCAATTGGATCAGCCCCTTTGGTTCAAGGCTATCCCGAAAAGTCCCCCGATACGATCGCCACTGCCATTCGTATTGGTAATCCTGCTAATTGGAAACGAGCGTTGGCGGTACAGGAAGCCAGTCAAGGTGGGTTTAATGCGGTTACTGATGAGGAAATTTTGGACGCTTATCGCATCTTGGCGCGAGAGGAAGGGGTGTTTTGTGAACCCGCAAGCGCGGCTTCTGTGGCAGGTTTATTAAAGGTTCAGGATACTGTTCCTAGTAACACGACTATTGTTTGTGTATTGACTGGAAATGGGCTGAAAGACCCCCAAAGCGCGATCGATCATGCTCAAGCACAGGTGAAGGCTGGTGTGGCTTCAGAATTGGACGCTGTGGCACAAGCAATGGGATTTTAA
- a CDS encoding DUF262 domain-containing protein, whose amino-acid sequence MKHKNQTTATSLQEEIDKTRQEIRTDGYSMSIGEWISLYEHNEIDIHPDFQRFFRWSDHQKSAFIESILLGIPIPPIFVNQREDGVWDVVDGLQRLSTIYQFVGILNPNHQEENTPFTLQETVYLPSLNGKKWNDPDDQENSFTQAQRLYIKRSKIPVNIIQKESDPMIKYELFQRLNTGGSIATPQEMRNCILLMLNQNLYDLMSSLSRRESFRNCIALSDKLYEEQYDLELVLRFILLFDKDNDSLQKLGGDVSVFLTQKMRQMAVENNWNRHHIESAFDTTFNLLNQSMRDESFKRYKSEEDRFLGGFLLSAYEVIALGIGYNYRTLPPVDEIPNRVKSIWSNQIYKQWSGAGQNSTRRLRYLIPLGREKFSPS is encoded by the coding sequence ATGAAACATAAGAATCAGACGACAGCCACGTCTTTACAAGAAGAAATTGATAAAACAAGGCAAGAGATTCGGACAGATGGCTATTCGATGTCAATTGGTGAATGGATTAGTCTTTATGAACATAATGAAATTGATATTCATCCAGATTTTCAGCGTTTTTTTCGTTGGTCTGATCATCAAAAATCAGCTTTCATTGAGTCGATACTTTTAGGAATCCCCATTCCGCCTATTTTTGTGAATCAACGAGAGGATGGAGTTTGGGATGTCGTTGATGGGTTACAGAGACTATCAACGATCTATCAGTTTGTAGGGATTTTAAACCCGAATCATCAAGAAGAAAATACCCCCTTTACATTACAAGAAACAGTATATTTACCTTCTCTCAATGGCAAAAAGTGGAATGATCCAGATGATCAGGAAAATTCTTTCACTCAAGCGCAACGTCTTTATATCAAGCGATCGAAAATCCCCGTCAATATTATTCAAAAAGAAAGCGATCCGATGATTAAGTACGAGTTATTTCAACGCTTGAATACAGGAGGTTCGATCGCAACTCCCCAAGAAATGCGAAACTGTATTCTTTTGATGTTGAATCAAAACTTATATGATCTTATGAGTTCACTTTCGCGTCGGGAATCGTTTAGAAATTGTATTGCTTTGAGCGATAAACTCTATGAAGAACAGTATGATCTGGAGTTAGTCTTACGTTTTATTCTTCTCTTTGACAAGGATAATGATAGCCTACAAAAGTTAGGGGGTGATGTTAGTGTTTTCTTGACCCAAAAAATGCGTCAAATGGCGGTTGAGAATAATTGGAATCGTCACCATATTGAAAGTGCATTTGACACTACATTCAATCTTCTTAATCAGTCAATGCGTGATGAAAGTTTCAAAAGATATAAATCTGAGGAGGATAGGTTTCTTGGTGGTTTTTTATTATCAGCTTATGAAGTAATCGCACTCGGAATTGGATATAACTATAGAACTCTTCCTCCAGTAGATGAAATACCGAATCGGGTGAAGAGTATTTGGTCTAATCAGATTTATAAACAGTGGTCTGGGGCTGGACAAAATTCTACAAGGCGCTTACGTTATCTTATTCCTCTTGGTCGAGAAAAGTTTTCCCCTTCATGA
- a CDS encoding MAE_28990/MAE_18760 family HEPN-like nuclease codes for MSIRTLEQLSDYLANDLAWRKRELSEIKGLVEAKKVSDQRHRTLLRSGVCILYSHWEGFVKLAANAYVDYVRSQRLTYQELASNFLALAMKSKLKDAQETNKPSLYIPVCDFFVSGLNKRCVLPRGC; via the coding sequence ATGAGTATCAGAACCTTGGAACAACTGAGTGATTATTTAGCTAATGATCTGGCTTGGCGTAAAAGAGAACTTTCAGAAATTAAGGGTTTAGTAGAAGCAAAAAAAGTTTCTGATCAAAGACATAGGACATTACTTCGTAGTGGCGTATGTATTCTTTATTCCCATTGGGAAGGTTTTGTGAAACTAGCAGCGAATGCTTATGTTGATTATGTGAGATCGCAGAGACTAACTTATCAGGAACTTGCGAGTAATTTTTTAGCTCTCGCTATGAAAAGTAAGCTCAAAGATGCACAAGAGACGAATAAGCCATCACTGTACATTCCTGTTTGTGATTTTTTTGTATCTGGATTAAATAAAAGATGTGTCCTACCTAGGGGTTGCTGA
- a CDS encoding MAE_28990/MAE_18760 family HEPN-like nuclease has translation MSTASNLSSETFKGIIEILGIDFSYYSTKSKLIDTQLLKKRNEIAHGNYLELDREEYRDLQAEVIGMLDLFRNQIENAASQEKYKQNLP, from the coding sequence ATTTCTACCGCGTCCAATCTTTCTTCTGAAACCTTCAAAGGAATTATTGAGATTCTTGGCATAGATTTTTCCTACTACTCCACTAAATCTAAATTGATCGATACTCAACTATTAAAGAAAAGAAATGAAATTGCACATGGCAATTATTTAGAGTTGGATCGGGAAGAATATAGGGATTTGCAAGCAGAAGTTATTGGAATGCTTGACCTTTTCCGTAACCAGATAGAAAATGCTGCTTCACAGGAAAAATACAAGCAGAATCTTCCCTAA
- a CDS encoding THUMP domain-containing class I SAM-dependent RNA methyltransferase — MNNYFATVARGLEEIAAQELTTLGGENVTPTFTGVQFQGDQKLLYKVNLWSRLIFRVLVPIKTFPCHNAKQLYGEVQEINWENYLSPESTFMVHCTGKNQQLNHTHFSALQVKNAIADQQTQFFGKRSNVNLENPDLIINLHIEKTQGILSLDSTGESLHRRGYRPAMGIAPLKETLAAALLTMTDWETNLPLLDPMCGSGTFPIEAGLKALNIAPGRLRNQFAFEQWFDFNRELWEQLKQEAKQQKLSQLSVGIYGYDRDFDVLKQAQTNAKNCNLQQQIHWSQIELSAVEPPLDRGIIICNPPYGKRIGDTKALGSLYKQLGDIFKQRFKGWVAYVLSGNKALTKQIGLRTSQRIPVYNGSLPCTLLRYELF, encoded by the coding sequence ATGAACAATTATTTTGCAACTGTTGCGCGAGGTTTAGAAGAAATTGCAGCACAGGAATTAACCACATTGGGAGGAGAAAATGTCACTCCCACATTTACAGGAGTGCAATTTCAAGGAGATCAAAAACTCTTATATAAAGTTAATCTGTGGTCGCGTTTAATTTTCCGTGTTCTTGTTCCCATTAAAACGTTTCCTTGTCACAATGCGAAACAACTTTATGGAGAAGTCCAAGAAATTAACTGGGAAAACTATCTCTCTCCCGAATCAACATTTATGGTACATTGTACGGGAAAAAATCAACAGTTGAATCATACCCATTTTAGTGCGCTACAAGTTAAAAACGCGATCGCCGATCAGCAAACTCAATTCTTCGGAAAACGATCGAACGTTAACTTAGAAAACCCCGATTTAATTATCAACCTTCACATCGAAAAAACGCAAGGAATATTAAGTTTAGATAGCACGGGAGAGAGTTTACACCGTAGAGGATACCGTCCAGCGATGGGAATCGCACCATTAAAGGAAACCCTAGCCGCCGCTTTATTAACAATGACAGATTGGGAAACCAATTTACCGTTACTTGATCCCATGTGTGGATCAGGAACATTTCCTATTGAAGCGGGATTAAAGGCTTTAAATATTGCGCCAGGTCGCTTGAGAAATCAATTTGCGTTTGAACAATGGTTTGATTTTAATCGAGAACTTTGGGAACAATTAAAACAGGAAGCCAAACAACAGAAATTATCCCAACTTTCAGTAGGAATTTACGGTTACGATCGAGATTTCGATGTTCTGAAACAAGCGCAAACCAATGCCAAAAACTGTAACCTACAGCAACAGATTCACTGGTCACAAATTGAACTTTCCGCCGTTGAACCGCCGCTCGATCGAGGGATTATTATCTGTAACCCTCCCTATGGAAAACGCATCGGAGACACGAAAGCATTAGGGAGTTTGTATAAACAACTCGGAGATATTTTCAAACAACGATTTAAGGGCTGGGTAGCCTATGTTTTGTCGGGAAATAAAGCATTAACCAAACAAATTGGTCTGAGAACATCACAACGAATACCAGTTTATAACGGTTCTCTTCCTTGTACCCTGTTGAGATATGAACTGTTTTAA
- a CDS encoding dual OB domain-containing protein, protein MSPLTSIICLANSWKHGDRCIAGINPETGRWIRPISDLEDGRIPRSMRLLEGKEPQLLDIIQIPLGKTGNDFGFESENLSVLPGRWKKQGQVTTKEVLRYCSSEPYILHNYKKFVTVPELARKPFALRKTLQLVHVTEFFVEKKQRETGTNQYKATIVSRNGQRLSRLGITDPLFVKKLDQGNEPIVPCLVTVSLSMPHRPPNWEGDDPCWKLIAAVMELETNDYDDQDELLDLPF, encoded by the coding sequence ATGTCACCTTTAACTTCGATAATTTGTTTAGCGAATTCTTGGAAACATGGCGATCGTTGTATTGCGGGAATTAATCCAGAAACGGGTCGTTGGATACGTCCAATTTCAGATTTAGAAGATGGTCGAATACCTCGATCGATGCGTTTATTAGAAGGAAAAGAACCGCAATTATTAGATATCATTCAAATCCCTCTTGGGAAAACTGGAAACGATTTTGGTTTTGAAAGCGAGAACTTATCGGTGTTACCCGGACGATGGAAAAAACAAGGTCAAGTCACAACAAAAGAAGTTTTAAGGTATTGTTCTTCTGAACCATATATTTTACATAATTATAAAAAATTTGTCACAGTTCCCGAACTTGCTAGGAAACCGTTTGCTTTACGAAAAACCCTCCAACTTGTTCATGTTACAGAATTTTTTGTCGAGAAAAAACAACGGGAAACAGGAACAAATCAATATAAAGCAACAATTGTTAGTCGCAATGGACAGCGTTTAAGTCGTCTGGGAATCACTGATCCATTATTTGTTAAAAAACTAGATCAAGGAAATGAACCGATCGTTCCCTGTTTAGTAACAGTAAGTTTAAGTATGCCTCATCGTCCTCCCAATTGGGAAGGGGATGATCCTTGTTGGAAACTAATTGCTGCGGTGATGGAATTAGAAACTAATGATTATGATGATCAAGATGAATTACTCGACCTTCCTTTCTAA
- a CDS encoding DUF488 domain-containing protein, protein MKIKLFTIGFTQKTAQNFFETLAKVGVKKVIDTRINNTSQLSGFAKKNDLQYFLKSLQGINYDHTLSLAPTKELLSQYRKKEISWEDYENKFYQLISDRAIEKQLSPDSLHCSCLLCSEAKPHYCHRRLVAEYLQQKWGNLEICHL, encoded by the coding sequence ATGAAAATCAAACTATTTACGATCGGGTTTACTCAGAAAACCGCTCAAAATTTCTTTGAAACCTTAGCAAAAGTCGGAGTGAAAAAGGTGATTGATACCAGAATCAATAACACTTCTCAATTATCAGGGTTTGCGAAAAAAAACGATTTACAGTATTTTCTCAAATCTCTTCAGGGAATTAATTATGATCATACTTTATCTTTAGCGCCAACAAAAGAGTTATTAAGTCAATATCGAAAAAAAGAAATTAGTTGGGAGGATTACGAGAATAAATTTTATCAATTAATCAGCGATCGAGCAATTGAAAAGCAACTTTCACCTGATTCTCTACACTGTAGCTGTTTACTTTGTAGCGAAGCAAAACCACATTATTGTCATCGTCGTTTAGTCGCAGAATACTTACAACAAAAGTGGGGAAATCTCGAAATATGTCACCTTTAA
- a CDS encoding DUF488 domain-containing protein, translated as MSEQTLFTIGHSNHSLEAFMTLLKQHNITALADVRSQPYSRYLSHFNQPNLKLTLMEANIKYVFLGKELGGRPLAEDCYINGQADYEKMAKTEEFKEGVKRLLEGIKTYTVALMCAEKDPIDCHRCLLVCRFLQAQTCQIKHILKSGEIETQTSLENRLLQKHGLEEKPTQQLSLFTVSSTKPQQSKAELLAEAYRLQAQKVAYKEQ; from the coding sequence ATGAGTGAGCAAACTTTATTTACGATCGGGCATTCTAATCATTCTTTAGAAGCGTTTATGACGCTCTTAAAACAACATAATATCACCGCGCTGGCTGATGTTCGTTCTCAACCTTATAGTCGTTATCTCTCCCATTTTAATCAGCCTAACTTGAAATTAACCTTAATGGAAGCCAACATCAAATATGTTTTTCTTGGTAAAGAATTAGGAGGAAGACCCCTCGCTGAAGATTGCTATATTAATGGTCAAGCTGATTACGAGAAAATGGCAAAAACAGAAGAATTCAAGGAGGGAGTTAAGCGTTTATTAGAGGGAATAAAAACCTATACAGTCGCTTTAATGTGTGCGGAAAAAGACCCCATAGACTGTCATCGTTGTTTATTAGTTTGTCGTTTTTTACAAGCGCAAACTTGTCAAATCAAACATATTTTGAAATCGGGAGAAATTGAAACGCAAACCAGTTTAGAAAATCGCTTACTCCAAAAACATGGACTAGAAGAAAAGCCAACGCAACAGCTTTCCTTATTTACCGTTTCCTCAACCAAACCGCAACAGTCAAAAGCAGAATTATTGGCGGAGGCTTATCGTTTACAAGCGCAAAAAGTCGCTTATAAAGAACAATGA
- a CDS encoding DUF2237 family protein — MAEATNVLGSPLQLCCNEPKTGFYRDGYCNTGGQDFGLHVVCAKMTAEFLDYTKAQGNDLSTPKPMFNFPGLKPGDGWCLCASRWEEARQAGVAPPVVLESTHARALEVVSLDHLRQHAYTASDQESKSN; from the coding sequence ATGGCTGAAGCAACAAATGTTTTAGGAAGTCCCTTGCAACTGTGCTGTAATGAACCGAAAACGGGGTTTTATCGGGATGGTTATTGCAATACAGGAGGACAAGATTTTGGTTTGCACGTGGTTTGTGCGAAAATGACAGCGGAGTTTTTAGACTACACAAAAGCTCAAGGTAATGATCTAAGTACACCGAAACCAATGTTTAATTTTCCAGGCTTAAAACCGGGTGATGGTTGGTGTTTATGTGCTTCTCGTTGGGAAGAAGCAAGACAAGCAGGAGTTGCGCCACCAGTGGTTTTAGAGTCAACTCATGCTCGTGCTTTAGAAGTGGTTTCCCTAGACCATTTAAGACAACACGCCTATACGGCGAGTGATCAAGAAAGTAAAAGCAATTAG
- a CDS encoding VOC family protein: MLPGTTLNLPWLGAFLPGLDTVFSTQGIMIMLLAAYAGAMWMFLTSAPKVHTIMVSDLEVARQFYEGVLNLSIAEVPLHYYYNYEQSLGAGAIDPLYLSANPSLSTNPSFNGTEGLWYQLKKNTQLHIISGANYGNKNRHRHVCFDHDCLENILMQVQARRLKFKVRRTKPLNFLVKDLDERVIEMAEVAN; encoded by the coding sequence ATGCTTCCTGGAACAACCTTAAATCTGCCCTGGCTAGGGGCTTTTTTACCTGGACTAGACACCGTTTTCTCAACTCAAGGCATTATGATCATGCTCTTGGCGGCTTACGCTGGGGCGATGTGGATGTTCCTCACCAGTGCGCCGAAAGTCCATACAATTATGGTATCGGATTTAGAAGTAGCTCGCCAGTTTTATGAGGGGGTTTTAAATCTATCAATTGCAGAAGTTCCCCTTCATTATTATTATAATTATGAACAATCTTTAGGGGCTGGCGCGATCGATCCGCTTTATCTGTCCGCAAATCCCAGTCTCTCCACTAATCCGAGTTTTAACGGTACAGAAGGACTCTGGTATCAACTGAAAAAAAACACCCAATTACACATTATTTCTGGGGCAAATTATGGGAATAAAAACCGCCATCGCCATGTTTGTTTTGATCACGATTGTTTGGAAAACATTTTAATGCAGGTACAAGCCAGACGCTTAAAATTCAAAGTTCGTCGCACCAAACCTTTAAACTTTTTAGTGAAAGATTTAGACGAAAGAGTGATAGAAATGGCAGAAGTTGCTAACTAA
- a CDS encoding GuaB3 family IMP dehydrogenase-related protein: MSVDIQIGQGKTARRAYGIDEIALVPGRRTLDPSLPDTTWQLGDIKRSIPIIASAMDGVVDVKMAVLLSELGALGVLNLEGIQTRYEDPNPILERIASVGKTEFVGLMQELYSVPVQPELIKKRISEIKSQGGIAAVSATPAGAAKYGDAVAEIGADLFFVQATVVSTSHLSPESVIPLDLGEFCQKMPMPVILGNCVTEAVAYDLMKAGASGILVGIGPGAACTSRGVLGVGVPQATAVADCSAAREQFYQETGKYVPIIADGGLVTGGDICKCIACGADAVMIGSPFARAAEAPGQGFHWGMATPSPILPRGTRISVGTTGTVKEILTGPARLDDGTHNLLGALKTSMGTLGAKNLKEMQQVEVIIAPSLLTEGKVYQKAQQLGMGK, from the coding sequence ATGAGTGTAGATATCCAAATCGGTCAAGGAAAAACAGCACGTCGCGCCTACGGAATTGATGAAATTGCCCTCGTTCCAGGACGGCGCACCTTAGACCCCAGTTTACCCGATACAACTTGGCAACTGGGAGACATCAAACGTTCCATTCCAATTATTGCCAGTGCAATGGATGGTGTTGTTGATGTCAAAATGGCAGTTTTACTGTCAGAATTAGGAGCATTAGGGGTTTTAAACCTAGAGGGGATACAAACTCGCTACGAAGACCCCAACCCCATCTTAGAACGCATTGCCTCAGTGGGAAAAACTGAATTTGTGGGGTTAATGCAGGAACTTTATTCAGTTCCGGTGCAACCTGAATTAATCAAAAAACGCATCAGCGAAATTAAATCTCAAGGTGGAATTGCTGCGGTGAGTGCCACTCCTGCAGGTGCGGCAAAATATGGGGATGCAGTAGCAGAAATTGGGGCTGATCTCTTTTTTGTCCAAGCGACTGTGGTTTCAACGTCTCATTTATCCCCAGAATCGGTGATTCCCCTAGATTTAGGCGAATTTTGCCAAAAAATGCCCATGCCAGTGATTTTAGGAAACTGCGTCACCGAAGCCGTAGCCTATGATTTAATGAAAGCGGGCGCATCTGGTATCTTAGTCGGTATCGGTCCTGGTGCAGCTTGCACCTCTCGCGGCGTGTTGGGAGTCGGTGTCCCTCAAGCCACTGCGGTTGCTGATTGTTCCGCAGCCCGAGAACAGTTTTATCAAGAAACTGGAAAGTATGTCCCCATCATTGCCGATGGGGGTTTAGTCACTGGTGGAGACATCTGTAAATGTATCGCTTGCGGTGCTGATGCGGTGATGATTGGTTCTCCTTTTGCCAGAGCAGCGGAAGCCCCAGGACAAGGGTTTCACTGGGGAATGGCGACCCCTAGCCCGATTTTACCTCGTGGGACTCGCATCAGTGTTGGTACAACTGGCACAGTTAAGGAAATTCTCACTGGACCGGCGCGGTTAGATGATGGGACACACAACCTCTTAGGGGCTTTGAAAACTAGCATGGGAACGCTAGGGGCAAAAAATCTTAAGGAAATGCAACAAGTCGAGGTGATTATCGCGCCGTCGCTGTTAACAGAAGGAAAGGTCTATCAGAAGGCGCAACAGTTGGGAATGGGTAAATAA
- the argF gene encoding ornithine carbamoyltransferase produces the protein MKGQNLLTLGDLSSGELETLLTLAQQLKAGDSSQAAKNRVLGLLFYKASTRTRVSFSVATYHLGGQVIDLNPQAMQVGRGEPIQDTARVLAGYLDVLAIRTFAQEDIEAFAHYAGIPVINALSDLCHPCQVLADLLTIKECFGGWEGLTLTYLGDGNNVAHSLLLGCALAGVNIRVATPSDYQPQSAIVQQAKKLASGSEIILTDDPKAAAEGAQVIYTDVWASMGQEDSAATRLPVFTPYQVNEELMRLASTDAIVLHCLPAHRGEEITEAVLESYQSQVWRQAENRMHAQKALLASVLG, from the coding sequence ATGAAGGGACAAAATTTATTAACGTTGGGAGATTTAAGTTCAGGTGAACTGGAAACTTTGCTCACTTTGGCGCAACAATTGAAAGCAGGAGATTCATCTCAAGCGGCAAAAAACCGCGTTTTAGGTTTATTGTTTTACAAGGCTTCGACACGGACTCGCGTTTCTTTTAGTGTGGCGACGTATCATTTAGGGGGTCAGGTGATTGATTTAAATCCCCAAGCGATGCAGGTAGGACGGGGTGAACCAATTCAAGATACGGCAAGGGTTTTGGCGGGTTATTTGGATGTTTTGGCAATTCGGACGTTTGCACAAGAAGATATTGAAGCGTTTGCTCACTATGCAGGGATTCCTGTGATTAATGCTTTAAGTGATTTGTGCCATCCCTGTCAGGTGCTGGCGGATTTATTGACGATTAAAGAGTGTTTCGGGGGTTGGGAAGGGTTGACTTTAACTTATCTGGGAGATGGCAATAATGTCGCTCATTCTCTACTCTTAGGGTGTGCTTTAGCTGGTGTGAATATTCGGGTGGCGACTCCTTCTGATTATCAACCCCAGAGCGCGATCGTGCAACAGGCGAAAAAGCTGGCTTCTGGTAGTGAGATTATCCTTACTGATGACCCGAAAGCGGCGGCAGAAGGCGCACAAGTGATTTATACTGATGTTTGGGCGAGTATGGGACAAGAGGACTCCGCAGCGACTCGTTTACCTGTGTTCACACCGTATCAGGTGAATGAGGAGTTGATGAGGTTGGCTTCAACCGATGCGATCGTTTTGCATTGTTTACCCGCGCATCGTGGAGAAGAGATTACAGAAGCGGTTTTGGAGTCGTATCAGTCACAGGTTTGGCGACAAGCTGAAAATCGAATGCACGCTCAAAAGGCTTTATTAGCGAGTGTTTTGGGATAA